The following DNA comes from Chryseobacterium gallinarum.
AGTATTTCTTCCATTGATTTCTTTCTGCACATTAAAAATACAAAATCTTGCCACATGGCAATCTCTATCCCTTTAAAAGAACCTAATTTTACCCTAACCAAAAAAATAAATCATATGAAACCTAAAATGATCTGGGCCAATCTGGCTGTCGCCGATCTGGAACGTACCCAAAAGTTTTATAAAGCCATAGGATGTACTCCCAACAATCCTCATACTTCTAATGAGCTGGTAAGCTTTTTTTTCGGAGAAAATAATTTTGTTATCCACTTCTTTCTGAAAAACATACTGGAAGCTAATGTAAAAGGAGTCTCTTTCGGTAATTCTCAAACTTCAAATGAAATTATATTTACCGTTTCTGCTGAAACTAACGATCAGGTAGATCAATGGGCTTCAGAAGTTAAAAAAGCTGGCGGGACCATTGTTTCAGAACCTGAAAGTTTTGGAAACAATTATTATGGTTTTGTTTTCGCAGATCCGGATGGACATAAATTTAATGTCTTTAAAATGTAAAAATTCTGAAATCCGATTAAAACTAATTTTCGCCCATAAATCTCCTTTATTTGCAAGCGGATAGCATAGGTTGAGGATGAAAAAACACTGGTTATTTGAGCTTATTTTGATTTTATGTATTTAAGAGCTTTTTTCTGTGATTTTGCACAAATTTTTATAAAAAAACAGGCCCTAATTTCGTTGAAGAAAATAAACTGATGA
Coding sequences within:
- a CDS encoding VOC family protein: MAISIPLKEPNFTLTKKINHMKPKMIWANLAVADLERTQKFYKAIGCTPNNPHTSNELVSFFFGENNFVIHFFLKNILEANVKGVSFGNSQTSNEIIFTVSAETNDQVDQWASEVKKAGGTIVSEPESFGNNYYGFVFADPDGHKFNVFKM